A window of the Paenibacillus woosongensis genome harbors these coding sequences:
- the atpG gene encoding ATP synthase F1 subunit gamma, with translation MAKGIREIKRQIKSVQNTRQITKAMEMVASAKLRRAQEKAQSSRPYAEKLKEVVSSIASSTDGVTHPMLVTRPVKRTAYIVITADGGLVGGYNTNILRKVMDEINQKHQSQSEYGLFVIGRKGRDYFNRRGLPVLKDVVELSDSPKFADIKSLAYAAVQSFEEEQFDEVYICYNKFINAMSQLPTVDRLLPFDSVETSGPTAEYEYEPSPEAVLEVLLPKYAETLIFGALLEGKASELGAKMTAMGSATKNATKMINELTLTYNRARQAAITQEITEIVAGANAQG, from the coding sequence ATGGCAAAAGGGATTCGCGAGATAAAACGTCAAATTAAGAGTGTTCAGAACACCCGTCAGATTACGAAGGCGATGGAAATGGTCGCTTCGGCCAAGCTGAGAAGAGCGCAAGAGAAGGCCCAGTCCTCCCGTCCATATGCAGAGAAGCTGAAGGAAGTCGTGAGCAGCATCGCCTCCAGCACTGACGGAGTTACGCATCCGATGCTCGTGACTCGCCCCGTAAAACGGACGGCCTATATTGTCATTACGGCCGATGGCGGGCTCGTCGGCGGATACAATACGAACATTCTCCGTAAAGTGATGGATGAGATCAACCAGAAGCACCAATCCCAATCCGAATACGGTTTATTCGTTATCGGACGCAAAGGACGGGACTACTTCAATCGCCGGGGGCTTCCTGTGCTGAAGGATGTCGTCGAATTATCTGATTCGCCGAAATTCGCCGATATTAAGTCTTTGGCCTACGCGGCTGTACAGAGCTTTGAAGAGGAGCAATTTGACGAGGTCTATATTTGCTATAACAAATTTATAAATGCGATGAGCCAGTTGCCGACGGTAGATCGTTTGCTTCCATTCGACAGTGTCGAAACGAGCGGACCGACAGCGGAATACGAGTATGAGCCTTCTCCTGAAGCTGTACTTGAAGTTCTGCTTCCGAAGTATGCCGAAACACTGATTTTCGGTGCTCTTCTGGAAGGAAAGGCGAGTGAGCTTGGAGCGAAGATGACGGCAATGGGCAGCGCGACGAAGAACGCAACGAAAATGATCAACGAGCTGACCCTGACGTATAACCGTGCTCGTCAAGCGGCTATTACCCAGGAAATTACGGAAATTGTGGCGGGTGCCAACGCCCAAGGCTAG